GCCccggtggggtggggagaaagggGAGCATCCTCGGGGGAGCGGGAGCTGCTGCGGGACCCCTGCAGAGGAGCCGCTCCAGTGCCGCTTGGGCTCAGCCTCGCCGCTCCCGCAGCCCGGGTGAAAGTTGCCGGCGGCCGCGGCCACGGGAGTCCCGGGCTCCGCGGGGAACGGCCTTCCCGTCCGTGGGCCGGCTGAACCCAGGCGGGGGCTGCGCagcgggcgcggggccgccggTACCGCCCTCCGCGGCTCCCCGCGCGTCCCCTTgccccggcggcggcccggggccACGGCCCGGCACCTGCGGAGACCGCGGTCAGCCGGCCCCGGCAGCCGAGACCCCCGGGAGCGTCTGGGGGCTCCGCGCGGCGCCACTCCCCTCCGGCAGCGCCCCGCCGGGACTCGCCCCACGCGGGGCCGCGCCTCCCGTGCCGGGCGGGGGCCCCGGAGCTGCCCGCCCCCACGGTGGGGGCTGCGCGCGGAGCGGCCGGGGTCTGCACCGGGAAGGTGCCCGGCTGCTGGCGCGGCTCGGAGCGGCCGCGGGCACGGCCGGCCCCGCTCCACCTGCCGGGGGGGCTCGCCTGCCGTTCCGGCCCCGCCACGTTTCGCGGAGCAGAGCGAGACATGGCTGGGGGTCCCCCGCTGTCGAGCGGCGGGTCGGCGCGGACACGCGCGGGCCTCAACCCACTCCCCAAATCCGCTCCAAGGAGCAGCGAGTGCGCGGAGCCTCCCGCCCCGGGCTCCCCGCACGCCGCCGCCGCTTGCGGCTTCCGGCACCGGGCGAGGGAAACTCGCCGCCACCTGCCCCGGGCCTGCTCCGGCTATCTTGCCACGGGGGGGTCCCCGCCGCCAGTGACCCCGGGCCGGGCTCCCCGCGGCCGCAGGCACCCACCGAGCGGCGCAGCGCCGGCCCAGGCGCGGAGCGAGGGCTCCTCTGGGCCGGGCCCCACGGAAGGAGGCGGCGGGCCCAGGCCGTGCGGGGGGCCGGGGGTTCCGCTGTCCCCCCAGGCAGCCCACGGCGTAGAGCCATCCCGTGGGTTCGCCTCCCGGCCCGGGGCACGGCGCggacaccccacacacaccccccacgCATCCTACCCCCACGCCTGACCCCCGCGTGTCGCGCACCTGCCCCGCGGGCtctgccgccccccgccggccgcggggcCCGTGGGGGCCGTGCTGAGTCACAcgtggggcggggggcagcgcccccccaccccccctccgcGCCGCTCctgcccggcccccgcccgccccctccccgcctcgctcgccccctccccgcctcgCTCGCCGGCAGGTCTGCGCCAatcccccggccccgccgttGACGGGCAGCCGGGCCCGGGAGGCACCGCCTCCCTGACGTCTCGCTCCGGGATTTGCACGGGTTGCGGTGCCGCGGCTCAGTGTCTGTCGGGTCGGCGGCGGGAGCTGCCGGAGCCGGAGCCCAGCTCGGCTGCAGCGGCGGGCGCGGacgcccggcccggcccctcccGGCTGCAGCATGGAGCTGCCGGCGGTGGGCGAGCACGTTTTCGCGGTGGAGAGCATCGAGAAGAAGCGGATCCGAAAGGTGAGgagggcgggggcggcggggggcggccgggcgggcggcgggtcCAGCTGACGCCGTGTCTTTGCCTCCCGCGCTCCGCAGGGCAGAGTCGAGTACCTGGTGAAATGGAGGGGATGGTCGCCCAAGTGAGTACCGAGCGGGGATGGGGacggggcggcccggcggcggggctgcgccgCGCTCAGCGCCCCGGGAAGGGGCCTCggcccgggcggcgggcgggcgggcggcgagaagcggcggcggggcccggcggcggcggcgggagccgAGCAGGCGGCGGCTGATGTGCACCAGAAAATGGctccttccccctttccctcctcgGGAGTCGGGCTCCATATTGCAgaaccgggggggggggggggggggctgtggggagggggaagggaagggaagggggaataACCGCAAAAATAACCCgcgccgccccgcagcccgcggcgggcgggcggcccccgAGAGCCGCTCGCCGAGGCGGAGGCACCGGCCGCGGAGCGAGGGCGGCCGCTGCGGGCTGCGGAGTATTTGGGGTTTGCATGACAGtgccggcgggggggcggggggatcCGCGCCGCTGTTCCGGACTCGGCGGCCGGGCCCCTCCTCCGCGCCGCGGCCGCTTTCCTGGGTCCGGGAAAGGGGATTTGGAAAATTTCATCATGACATGCCTAGAATTCCTCCGGAATAATAACTGCGCTAAATAAACAGTTCCGTCCCcgtgccgcccccccccccctcctcctctcccctccccgcccaTCCCCCTCCCCCGGGACCCGAGTCCCGGACGCCCGCTCCCAGGCGGGCCCGGTGCTCGGGGCCGGCAGCGGCCACCGGCGGCGGGGTTCCCTTGCCCGGGACCCCGGCCCCCTTCCCGGCGGGGCCCCGCGGCTGACGGCCGCTCTCCTCCCCTCTCGCAAGATATAACACGTGGGAGCCGGAGGAGAACATCCTGGACCCCCGGCTGCTCATCGCCTTCCAGAACAGGTGAGTGGTGGCGGgaggggggccgggaggggcggcgggcgccAGCGCCCCGCGCCCGCTTCGGCAGTTGCGGATGCGTCACGGAgccgggggccgcggcggggacGGGcgcgggacgggacggggccCGGgggcgcggccccggcggggcgggcggcgcggggccgcggggcgaCGCCTCCGGTTCAAGGTCCCCCGCGCCGCGCTCCCCCCACGCCGCGCCTTGCGCTCCTGCCTGCCCGGGGATTTGATGCCTGCGAGTGGAGGAGGCGGCGCTGCTGCTGCGCTTGGAcgggctttttatttttttttttattttttttcctctgcccttttttttttcctgtgcatttattttctgtagtattttgGCTCAAACTGTAAACTTCAGCCCCtcgctgcagcagggagaggcgGGAGTGGGGAATTCGCCTTGCCAGGTGTCTGCTGCCTCAGCATGTCAGCTGTGCCCCTGTCCCGCTGCCTCCTGTGGgacccccagcctgcagctctgcaccctggctcccctcctgccaccccttCGCACCAGCTCGCTGCACCCATGTAGGGTTGTTGGCACCGCAGGAGCCACCATGCATGCAtggggtgcagggaggggggcaccCCAGGGGTCTGTGTGCCACCACTCAGGCCTTGCCGTGACTGTGTTCCCGCAGGGAGCGGCAGGAGCAGCTGATGGGATACCGCAAGCGGGGGGCCCAAGCCAAAGCCACTGGTCGTGCAGGTAAATGTGTGGTGGAGCTGAGCCCCACACCGCCCGGGCAGCCTGTTTGCAGCAaagccctgtccccagggagccGCTTTCAGCAGGTTTCATCATGCTGAGGAGTTGTGCGCAGCCTGGGCGCTTGGCAGtgccccagggacccccaggccccagcaccGAGCTCATCAGGCCATCCCAGCCCCCCGTCCCTCCGGGCTGCGGGGCAGACCTGCTGCACCCAAAGCCGGGTGGCATTAGCCCACTGCTcgcaggctcagcagcagcagtcctgcTTGGCCCCTGTTCCCAGACAGCTGATTGAAGggtgcttttcttcttttcattgctTCATTAATCTGGAGCAATGCACAGCCTGTAAGTTGgagtgggctggggctgcctgctggAGGACACGGCACCCCGCAATGCAGCGTCCTGTAacaagagctgctggaggggcGGGGGTTTCACCGGAGCCTTCGGCACCTGCCGGAGCACCGACACCTtgctctccagccccagctgacTGCGGCCCCTGGCTTTGTGTTGCAGCTTCCCTCCTTTGCCCGCCGCTCGAACATCCTCACGGGGCTGCAGGACCCCGCTGTGGACAACAGGCCGAAGCTGGATCTCGGCTCCTCTGGCaagagccagcagcaccagtaTGAACTCAACAGCAAGAAACACCACCAGTACCAGCCCAACGGCAAGGAGAGTGGCATGAAGCACCAGTCCCACAGCAAAGGGAAGTATTATTACCAGCTGAACAGCAAGAAGCACCACCACTACCAGCCAGACCCCAAGATGTATGAGCCCCACTACCAGCCCAGCAGCAAGGAGCCGCAGAGCCAGGCCTGCTTGGACAGTAACAAGGGCCCCCTGGTCACCCACCCGGACAAGTGGTCTCATGGCCCGGCCAAAAACCTGCTGAGCCCAGTCAAGAACCTCACTACGGAGAGCAAGAACGGGACTGAGAAGAACCTGTCCAGTGGTACCGGGgccccccccccgggacagGGTGACCAGCAACGGCCTCGGGGGCAAGATGAAGATCGTCAAGAACAAAAACAAGAACGGGCGCATTGTGATTGTCATGAGCAAGTACATGGAGAACGGCATGCAGGCGGTGAAGATCAAGTCCGGGGAGCCTCCCCGGAAGCGGACTGCGGAGGAGAGGACTCCTAagaagggtggggaggagaagctgGAGGCTTGGAGGAAGCCAGGGGAGGAGAGGGTGGTGGGCAGCAACGCCCTGAGCAAAGCAGAGGGCGAgagccggcagccccccgcagAGCTCAAGGAAAGTCCCCAAAAGACTCCACTGGCCAAGGAGCTGCCCCTCCCTCCAAcagagcagcccctgcagctcaCCACCAAGCCAGACCTCGTGCCCTGGTCCCTGAGTCCCGTCTGTGAGCACAGCCCTTCCTCCATGGGACTGAAcctctccagccccagctcGCGCAAGCGCTGCCTGTCAGAGCCGCACACGGAGCAGGAGCCAGGCAAGAAGCGCCTGACCTCCCGCAGCATCAGTGCCCCCACCTGCCtcagccccccggccccagaGCGGCTGGAGCCCCCCACCCAGCCGGAGGTCATCCTGCTGGATTCGGACCTGGACGAGCCCATAGACTTGCGCTGCGTGAAGCCGCGGGCAGAGGGTGAGCTGGCCCTGGTGCAGGTGAAGCCAGAGGTGCTGCCGGCACCAGCTGAGAAACCGGCCGCGAAACCTCCACAGCCCCAGGAGGccacagaggaggaggaggaggccgAGTCCCTGCAGGAATTCAAGCCCTTCTTTGGGAATATAATTATCACAGATGTGACCGCAAACTGCCTGACCGTGACCTTCAAGGAGTATGTGACGGTGTGAGGTGGGATGGCGGCTGCTCCCCGTGGGAGCTGCCTGCCCATCCCAGGGCCACTggccccacagcctccctctAAGGTACTGGTGCCCACCCTGGAGCCTGTGTGCCCCCTGTCCGCACCACAGCAGCCAAGCCCGCCGCCTCCACCAAGGGGATGCCAGGACAGGGCTGGGCATGGTGGCCGTCCCTGCCACGTGGGGTGTCCTCACTACCGCTCCCGCCCTGCGGTCGTGGGCTGCCCCAGGACCTGCGGGCACCGGGACACCGAAGATGGGGCCTGCCAGTTACTCAGAGTTATAGTATTATATTTTAACAGTGCTAACTTGTCAAGTGATTCTTGCTCCCGTTTGTACGTGGTGTTATTGAAATGTATTGTTTGAGCTGAAAGCTGGTCACTCTCTGGCCACgctaatatatttatttgtaggtatttatataatgaaatataaagCCTAGATTTATGGAGTCCCTAGATCACCTTATAAACTATatcaaacaaatattttctgttctcctttttaACCATTCAGCATTTGTTAGTCTCGTCCCCTTGCCCTCCTTACAACCCGCAGGACCATTCCCGGTATATATTTTTTGATACTGTACACATGTGGTGTTTctatgtgcaaaaaaaaaatcgttATCTAAACAAGCTATTATAGAAATTGCTGCTATTAGAAATGTCTAAACTATAAGCTTCCAATTATTAATTGCttgaatgtaaatattaaatgGAGATGTTGAAAGTGCATTTGATGTTCTGCAGCTAGTGTAGATCGGATtgcaaagcccagctgctgggaggtggAGCGCAAGCTGCCAGCGGCGCTTCCTGGTCTGAGGGCTGTGTCACGGGGGAAGAAATGTATCATGCAATCATTGCAAAGGACTATAAACCTTTACAAAAACTACCGGGATTTGGAGTGCGTTTGTTACTGCCTACGGACGGCGCAGAAGGCATCCCTGCACAGGCAGGCTGTGGCTGGGGTGCCCCAGAGCAGGTACTTGCAGGTTAAAATCTGCTCCGAGATGCAGCGTATGACATCAAGTTCTGACTTTTCCCTTTGGGTGAGagtgtgctgctgcctgccatgtGTCAGGGCGCCCTGTTTTCTCCTGGTGCCACCCAGGCGGGCGGCAAGGCCGTAGGGGCCAGTGGTTCAGTGTTTCCCTGCAGTGCCAAGGCAGGGCTGGGTTTCTCCGGAGCAAAACAGGCTGCGTGAGGTCTGTGGTGAGAAAGCTGGAAGGCTTCTGGGAATGTGGCTGCAGTGGATGGGCAATGGCTGCCTCTCACGCTGATGCTGCCCCCCCAGTGGTGTTATCCCCAGCATTGGGCAGGATCGCTGTTAAATGAGATGTTGAACTTCTCCAGAAAGGAGGATGGTCCAAATTCATCAAAAAAAGCCTGCAGATGTCTCTGAACTAGGTTAATAATTGCTAGAGTCCACTGAAAATACAGTGCAGGGCTAATTCTTTACAAAATGGCTCACGCAACAGTAGCAGCCTAGCGGCAAGTCCGTGGAGTCCACCTGCATGTGGCTGAGGTACCATGCTCTGTCCCCGCTTCCCCGGGATCCTCTGTAACATTCCCAAGCAGAGCCAAGTGCTCATACAGTAACTGCCCCTGAACCTCACACTTGCCAAACTGGCTCAGTTGCCAGCCTTTTTTGTGTTGGgcttttgctttgatttctctTCCAGAAAAGATCTTAGTTGAAATACTGTTGTTGGTGGCACATTAATGTGCATGGGCAAGAGCTTCAAGCTTGTGAGAAGCAGAATTAATTGGTTTGGGTGAGGTGGACCCTGCGGTTATACTGGAGCTACCTGAAGACATGGGTGAGTTGCCCCAGCTGTGTGTGAGTCCAGGGGGTGGGGAGCACCCTGTGGGCTCtgtgcctgggtgctgctgtggcatggCATCTATCTGTCTGGGTGTGTGGCAGTGCtattcccaaagcaaaaataagccCCTCCATCTAGTGCTGCCCGCTTCTGGGCCACCTAGTTATCCCAGACttcattttatgtaaataaatttcagaagtCAGCTTGGCAACTGTTCCTTTGTAAATCCTGAGGATTTATGTGGCATCCACAGAAAGGTGGGGCAGCATCCAGCTAGGTCTCATCTGCTGGGGCTTGTTTGCTGGGTCAGCCCAAGCCTTGCCTACAGATGTTCCTGTGCCAGAGCCAGAGCACTTTTCTAAGGCAGGTTGGgataaatgaaaggaaatgcaaCCACTGAAAGTGTGGATGCTATTTTCtcagctggggcagctgtggAGGCCTGTATCCAAGTGGAACAATCCCAACTGCAGACACCACTGTCGCAGATGTTGGTTTTGGTCTGGTGTAGCTCAGGTCTGCTACTCGGTGTGCTCATGTGGTAGTAGGAATGGCTTCTGGGAGCTTCCAGCAGAAAGATGGCTCCATCCCAGATACCTGGTTAAAGTTGTTAGTGTGGGCAAGGACAATACCAACAGCTCCGTTATCTCTTGTTTCAGCTGATGCTCCAAAGTCAGTGGAAACTTCTGCAATATGTGTAGTGCCTGTGATTTTCACCTGCTTGTATGGAGACCTCAAACTCTGATTGTATGTGCATGGAGAGCAAGCGGAAATAGGTGAACTCAATCAACATTTTCCCTGTGAGCTGTGCTGAATCTTAAGAGGATTTTAATCAACACTACATGTCGCTGGGGCCATGTGAGTGACGGGCAGAGGCAGCGGTGGTGAAGGGTGCTGAAGAGCTGATGTCAGGGAAGGAACCTGTGGGCTATGCAGGTGAACCCCAGCCCATGCCAGGGGGATGCCCAGGGATGGTTTGGTGGGAAGCATTTCCCTGCCATCCCAGGCGTAGCTGGCAGAGCAGACAATCAGAAATTATGCATTTCCCTTGATTAATTAAGCTAATGgttatctgaaaacaaaaatggcaTGGAAGAGGAGACGCATGCTCAGaatgcaaaatgtaatttatgaAAGGGGAAGTGCCGCTCGACAGACAGCGGCAGGAGCCAGTCCAGGAGTGGGGCTGTTCAGATGGGCTTGCTCTGGGGCAGGGTGGCTGCAAAAGGAGAACTTTTTCCTTAGGCAGGCAAAGGTAGATGAAACCAACAGGGATTCTCACAAATAGTAGGATGTGTCTATTTAGATGTGGGCTTGCAGGCTCCTGGCCAAAGCCTGAGCATCGCTGCTGCTGTCGTGAGCTGGCTCGGCTGCTTCCTTCTCTAGTCTGTAGGTGGGTGAGACTCTTGGCAATTAATAACTGGTTGCAGGTTTACAGTTAGCTTAGCTCgttaacatttttgaaaattgatTGTATTGTGTTGCCAGTTTTTAGGGAAATAATGTTCCTCTGAGTGTGTGCTTTCTGCGCCCACCGCCGCTCCATGAGCCGTGGAAGCACCTGAAACATTCTTTGCTGGCAGTAGCTGTGGTTTGTTTGAGGCACCATTTCCCGGAAACCACATAGCCAGATATTTCTTAGTTTAATAGTTTGATCATGTTTATCACAACTCCAGCAGCTTCCTGTGCAGTGAAAGGTGCGATAAGTAGTCACTGGTTTAAAAGATACACCCTCCCCTTGCTTTGTGCCAATTGGCTGGGAAAGATTAAGTGTTTAGGATATGAATTACTTACTCATACCACTCTCTTTCCGTATTAAGTGCATCAAACCTAAATGCCTGTTACTGAGCAAATTAATGTGAAGTCCACTATGACTTACAATGGATATCAAAGTGATCCAGGACGAGATGGAGCGTCACCGTGCTCCATTAGGAAGACTGGTGTGCACtgtatttaatgtatttccCAGGAATGCGTTAACCTCTGCTTGGTTTGGATTTATTCCAGACAAACATTTGCTGATTTAAAAAGAGAATCTGTGTTCATatttcagctcttctgaaagGGTATGATGCATCCATCTATATACATGGTTGTGCTGAGAGGAGGGACAGCAAATTTGTGCTGTAAAGCTGCTTTCAGGTTCTCCCCTCCCCAGACACAGTGGTTCCAGTGCCCGCACTGGTGCTTGGGTGGAATCCAGCCACCAGCCCTCCCTTCACTGAGCTCCATCACCATCGATTGCCATGGCACTGTGTAGTTTCAGCAGATGTGGTGTGATTCCACAGGAGGTGACAGAAACTCCGTCCCCAGGGGATGGCCATGGGGCAGTTGGCAGGGTGGGCCCTGGGGCTCAGTAGAAGAGGTTGCATCTCTGGGGTGAGGATGCTGTTAAGGAGAAGGATGTTAAATACATGGAGCTGATGGGTTTTAATCAGAACAAGAAACAGCCTCATGGGGACTGGGAGACTTCCAGGTCCAGACTGGGAAGGGGGGAGGAGCTCctccctggagaagagcaggaggCGTAAGTGGCTGTAcgcagtgggaagcagtggatTTCCCACACAGTTGGGGCACTCAGTGCTTTTGCTCATGTGTGGGTGGGGGGCAGCTCCTCCAGGCAGTCATTGCATGCATTTCATGATggctttcctttatttttcccattcttttctcatttcactATGCAATGTCAGGAGCTGACTGTGTCACTTTGCTGAATGCGGTGGCCTCAGCATCTCTCCCCCGTTGGAGAACCCAGCAACAAGGTAAAGCATTCATGGTCACGTTGCTGGGGGGGAAGCCCACTGTTCAGGCTGCATTTTTCCCAGCCTATCCCTTGGGGCACAGTGAGAGCTGTACAGCTCGGCCGTGCATGCGTTTGCCGCTATAAACCATTTTAACTAAAACTGCATCCAACGGGACTGGTCCAGCAGCAGAGGCCTGCCACCAAagcttttctgctggctttttgGTGGAGCTGGTGTCCCTCTACCTCGGAAAGCAGCTGCAGTAGGGTGAGACCAGTGTGCAGcagcccacccccccacccccccaaaccaGGGCAGCTGGGCTAGGGGGCCAGCGAGGGGGCTTCCTCCAGTTCTGCCCCATCTCCGAGCCCACTCACCTCCCTCatcccacagagctgcctctggTTTGAAGTTTGAAGAAAATGCCTGGCGCTAGGAAATCCTCCCTCTCCTCTACAGATAAGATCATTTGGATTCAGCCCAGATTCATGCAAGATCTGTGTTGGGAGGAGACGACCGCAAGGACACTGCTCTGTTTACGTTTGcaccagaagaggaaaaaggctCCATAGTGCCAGGCACAGCCCAAACCATCTCCACACACTACCAGAACCTcggtgagcagctgcaggggtcCCCTGTGCCCAGGaaagctcctgcctgcaccctgaGCTGGCGAGAATCCcaataaagacaaaatgaagCAGTTCACATGTTCACGAGGTGGCTGCCACCAGCCATGTCTGATGGAAACGCAGCTCTGCAGCATAGCC
This genomic interval from Falco peregrinus isolate bFalPer1 chromosome 2, bFalPer1.pri, whole genome shotgun sequence contains the following:
- the CBX4 gene encoding LOW QUALITY PROTEIN: E3 SUMO-protein ligase CBX4 (The sequence of the model RefSeq protein was modified relative to this genomic sequence to represent the inferred CDS: deleted 2 bases in 2 codons) translates to MELPAVGEHVFAVESIEKKRIRKGRVEYLVKWRGWSPKYNTWEPEENILDPRLLIAFQNRERQEQLMGYRKRGPKPKPLVVQLPSFARRSNILTGLQDPAVDNRPKLDLGSSGKSQQHQYELNSKKHHQYQPNGKESGMKHQSHSKGKYYYQLNSKKHHHYQPDPKMYEPHYQPSSKEPQSQACLDSNKGPLVTHPDKWSHGPAKNLLSPVKNLTTESKNGTEKNLSSGTGPPPRDRVTSNGLGGKMKIVKNKNKNGRIVIVMSKYMENGMQAVKIKSGEPPRKRTAEERTPKKGGEEKLEAWRKPGEERVVGSNALSKAEGESRQPPAELKESPQKTPLAKELPLPPTEQPLQLTTKPDLVPWSLSPVCEHSPSSMGLNLSSPSSRKRCLSEPHTEQEPGKKRLTSRSISAPTCLSPPAPERLEPPTQPEVILLDSDLDEPIDLRCVKPRAEGELALVQVKPEVLPAPAEKPAAKPPQPQEATEEEEEAESLQEFKPFFGNIIITDVTANCLTVTFKEYVTV